The DNA sequence GCCCGGCACCGTGTCGGCGTGCGCCCAGTCGGCCGCCGTCCCCGAGCAAGCGCGCAAGCGAACAGGACTGCCGCTCGGCATGCCTGTGACGAGAAGGAGTTGACCGGTGTACGCCATCGTCCGCGCCGGCGGTCGCCAGGAGAAGGTCGCCATCGGCGACGAGATCGTGCTGGACCGACTCGGCGACGAGCCGGGGTCGACCGTTGCCCTGCCCGCTGTCCTTCTCGTCGACGGCGGCAGCGTCACGTCGGACGCCGCGGCGCTCAAGCAGGTCGCCGTCACAGCTGAGGTCCTGGCACACACCCGCGGCCCCAAGATCGACATCCTCAAGTTCAAGAACAAGACCGGCTACCGCCGCCGCCAGGGTCACCGTCAGGACCTGACCCGGGTGCGCGTCACGGCCATCAGCACCGGGAAGTGACGACGGATGGCTCACAAGAAGGGTGCGTCCAGCACCAGGAACGGTCGGGACAGCAACGCCCAGCGATTGGGCGTCAAGCGTTTCGGCGGCCAGCTCGTCAACGCCGGTGAGATCCTCGTGCGCCAGCGCGGGACCCACTTCCACCCGGGCCTCAACGTGGGACGCGGGGGCGACGACACGCTGTTCGCACTCGCGGCCGGCACTGTCGAGTTCGGCACCCGGCGCGGTCGCCGCGTCGTCAACATCGCCCCGCTCGCCTGACCGCAGGCCTCCCGACGCCGGGGTGCGTCGAACCGGAGCGGCTCCGGGCGGACGCAGCAACGGCAGACTCCCCACCCCGTCGACGGTGAGCGCTCCTGCACGGAGCATCTGATGACGACCTTCGTGGACCGAGTCGCGCTGCACGTGGCAGGCGGCGACGGCGGACACGGGTGTGCGTCGATCCGGCGGGAGAAGTTCAAGCCGCTCGGCGGGCCCGACGGCGGGGACGGTGGCGACGGCGGGGACGTGGTCCTCGTCGTGGACTCCCAGGTCACCACGCTGCTGGACTACCACCGCAGTCCGCACCGGTCCGCGCCCAACGGCCGGCCCGGCCAGGGCGACAACCGGGACGGTGCCAAGGGGACCGACGTCGTCCTGCCCGTCCCGGACGGCACGGTCGTGTCCACCGGTGACGGCGAAGTGCTGGCGGACCTGGTCGGTGCGGGGACCTCGTACGTCGTCGCCCGTGGTGGCCGCGGTGGACTGGGCAATGCCGCGCTGGCCTCGCAGCGTCGCAAGGCACCCGGGTTCGCGCTGCTCGGCGAGCCCGGCGACCGCGCCGAGGTCGTCCTGGAGTTGAAGACCGTCGCCGACGTCGCCCTGGTGGGTTTCCCGTCGGCCGGCAAGTCGAGCCTCGTGGCCGCGATGAGCGCGGCCCGCCCCAAGATCGCCGACTACCCGTTCACGACCCTGGTCCCGAACCTCGGCGTCGTCACGACCGGCGACGCGGTGTTCACCGTCGCCGACGTCCCCGGGCTCATTCCCGGCGCCAGCCAGGGCCGAGGGCTGGGACTGGAGTTCCTGCGGCACGTCGAGCGCTGTTCGGTACTGGTCCACGTCCTGGACTGCGCCACCCTCGACCCCGGCCGCGATCCGCTGACCGACCTCGCGGTCATCGAGGCGGAGCTGGCGGCGTACGGCGGACTGGCCGACCGGCCGCGCATCGTCGCGCTGGCGAAGATCGACGTGGCCGAGGCCCGTGAACTGGCCGACTTGGTGGCCGGCGAACTACGCGCCCGTGGCCTGCCGGTCGTGGCCGTGTCCGCGGTGTCGCACGAGGGACTCCGGGAGCTGGCGTTCGTCATGGCCGGCCACGTGCTGGCGGCGCGGGCCGCCAGCCAGCCCGGCGAGGCGCCCCGGCTGGTCATCACGCCCCGTGCCGTCGACGACGCCGGGTTCACCGTCGTACCGGAGGGGGACGGCTTCCGGGTGCGCGGCGACCGGCCGGAGCGCTGGGTCCGGCAGACGGACTTCAGCAACGACGAGGCCGTCGGCTACCTGGCCGACCGGCTGGCGAAACTCGGCGTGGAAGATCAGCTCGTGGCGCTGGGTGCCACCCCTGGGGTGCCGATCATCATCGGACCGGCCGACAACGCGGTGGTGTTCGACTGGGAGCCCACGGTGCCCGCCGGGGCCGGACCATCGCAGGGGCCACGGGGCACCGACGCACGGGTGGAACGCCGGTGAGCCTGGAACCCGGTGCTGGGCAACGGCGACCGCAGGTGCTCGGTGCCCGTCGGGTGGTGGTCAAGATCGGCTCGTCGTCGATCACCGGCGGTGACGACGGCGTCGACGCCGGCCAGCTCGACGCCCTGGTCGACGTGCTGGCAGCGGTACGCCGTCGCGGTGCCGACGTCGTGCTGGTGTCCAGCGGGGCGATCGCCGCGGGATTCGCGCGGCTCGGCCTGCCCCGCCGTCCCCGTGACCTGGCCTCCCAGCAGGCCTCGGCCAGCGTCGGGCAGGGCGTGCTCATGGCCCGGTACGGCGCCGCCTTCGGCCGCTACGGCGTCACCGTCGGCCAGGTGCTGCTGACCGCCGAGGACGTCACCCGCCGGGCGCACTACCGCAACGCGCAGCGCACCTTGTTCCGGTTGCTGGAACTCGGCGCGGTACCCGTGGTCAACGAGAACGACACGGTCGGGACCGACGAGATCCGGTTCGGCGACAACGACCGGCTCGCAGCGCTGGTCGCCCACCTCGTGCACGCCGACCTGCTGGTGCTGCTCAGCGACGTGAACGGGCTGTACGACGGCCCCCCCAGCCGCGACGGGGCGCGGTTGGTCGCCGAGGTCCGCGGCGCCGACGACCTGACCGGCATCAGCCTGGGCGGGACCGGCGGCGCCGGTGTCGGGGTGGGCGGCATGACCACCAAGGTCGACGCGGCGCGGATCGCGACGGTCGCCGGGATTCCCGTGGTGCTCACCGCCGCGTCGCTGGCGGCGGCCGCCCTGGCCGGTGAGCCGGTCGGAACCTTGTTCCACCCCACCGGTTCCCGGCCGCCGACGCGACTGTTGTGGTTGGCACACGCGACCGCTCCCGCTGGCCGGCTGCACCTCGATCGGGGTGCCGTCGACGCGGTGGTCGGGCGCCGGATGTCGCTGCTGCCGGCGGGGATTACGACGGTGGACGGCGACTTCGCCGCCGGAGATCCGGTCGACCTTCTGGACGAAAACGGTCACACGGTGGCCCGCGGGCTGGTCAACTTTGACGCAGCAGAACTCCCGGGGCTGCTGGGCAGGTCGACCCGGGATCTGGCCCGGGAACTCGGTCCGGCGTACGAGCGGGAGGTCGTCCACCGCGACGATCTCGTTCTGCTGCGCCCCTGATCGCCTGTAACCGGCTCTCGTACGCCGCCGGACTCGGAGGTGGACGTGACCGACCTCCGAGCAGTGCCGGTGGACGATGCGTGGTTGTGGCACGTCACGGTGACCGTGTGCGGTCAACTCGTTCCGGCAGCAGAGATCCGGGCGGGTCTGCAGCGGCTGGCCGACGAGCATCCGTTCCTGCTGGCAGCGCGTTACGCGCCCGACCGCGCCGAGATTCACTACTGGGAGGAGGGTCCCGACGTGCGGGTGGTCACCGAACTGGCCATGGACGTCTGGGAGGCGCACCGCGGCAGTGCGGGCCTGCCGGACTGGCACGTGGTCGGCGTCGAGGTACTCGATCGGGAGACCGTCCATCGACGAGGGCGAACCGCGGGCCGCAGCGGTCCGTTCGCCGTCGCCGGCGTCGCCCCGTTCTGACTCTCGTTGGGCTGCAGGGCATCTCGCCGAATCGGCACACGACCGTCGGCGTAGGCCGAGGCAGGCGGTCCGCGCTCGGTGGTGACGTCGACGGCGCGGGTGGCCCGGGTCAGGGACCTGGCTCGGGGCACGGCAGGGCGCGGCGTCGCCGGCTGGCGGCGCAAGGGTCGGTCGCCGGGGGCGGGGATGCGTAGCCTGGTGCCATGACAGATGACCAGCGCGCCGAGGCCGAGCGCGCCGAGGTACTCGCCGTCGCCGCCCGTGCCCGTGAGGCCGCTGCGGCCCTGCGGACGGTGACGCGGCAACGCAAGGACGCTGCACTGCGGGCTGCTGCCGACGCCCTGGTGGCGGCCACGCCGCGGATCGTGGCGGCCAACGCCGAGGACGTCGAGGCGGCACGGGCCGCCGGTGAGTCCGCCGGCATCGTGGACCGGCTGACCCTGACCGCCGAACGGATCGCCGGCATTGCCGCGGCCCTGCGGGACGTCGCCGAGCTGCCGGACCCGGTGGGGGAGGTGGTCCGCGGCTCGACACTGCCCAACGGTCTGGAGGTCCGCCAGGTCCGGGTGCCCCTCGGCGTGGTCGGGATGATCTACGAGGCGCGGCCCAACGTAACCGTGGACGCCGCCGGGTTGTGCCTGAAGAGCGGCAACGCCGCGCTGCTGCGGGGTTCCTCCTCGGCGTACCGGTCCAACGTCGTGCTGGTCGACGTCCTGCGGGAAACCCTTGCCGCAGAGGGACTCCCCGTTGATGCGGTCAGCCTGGTGCCGGGCACTTCGCACGACTCGGTCGGATATCTGATGACCGCCCGCGGCCTGGTGGACGTGTTGATCCCGCGCGGCGGCGAGGCGCTGATCCGCCGCGTCGTGGACGGCTCGACGGTCCCGGTGATCGAGACCGGGGTCGGCAACTGCCACGTGTACGTCGACGAGTCCGCCGACGTGGCGAAGGCGATCGCGGTACTGCTGAACTCGAAGGTGCAGCGGCCCAGCGTGTGCAACGCGGCCGAGACGCTGCTGGTGCACGCCGGGATCGCCGATCGTTTCCTGCCGGCCGCGCTGCGCGCGCTGCACGACAGCGGTGTCACGGTGCACGGGGACAAGCTGGTGGAGTCGTACGCCGAGGACTCCGGCGTCGCGTTCGCGTCGGTCACCGACGAGGACTGGGCGGCCGAGTACTACTCGCTGGATCTCGCCGCCGGCGTCGTGGACTCGCTCGACGACGCGCTGGCCCACATCCGGCGCTGGTCCAGTGGGCACACCGAGGCGATTCTGGCCGACTCGCAGTCGGCGGTACGTCGATTCGTGGCCGGGGTCGACTCCGCCGCGGTAATGGTCAACGCCTCCACCCGTTTCACCGACGGCGGCGAACTCGGCTTCGGCGCGGAGATCGGCATCTCGACGCAGAAACTGCACGCTCGCGGACCGATGGGCCTGGCCGAACTCACCACGACCACGTTCGTGGTCACCGGCGACGGGCACGTTCGCGGGTGAGCGGCGGCACCGGGATACGCTGTGCGCCGCAGCGGGGTCGCCGCCGGAGCCCGATCCGCAACGAGATTGAGGGACGCCCATGAGCCTGGCCACCATCGCCGCGCACGCCGCCGAGACGACCGAGGCGCACGTCGAGATGCCGAGCAAGTGGGTTTACGGCGTCGTCAGCCTCGCGATTCTCCTGGTCGCCTTGTGGATCATCACTCGGCTCAACCTCGACCGCTGAGGCAAGGCGGCGGGGGAATGGCTCATCCTGACCAGGCCGGGACCGTCAACCGCGGTGGAGTGGCTCACCGTGACCGGGCCGGGACCGTCGGGCGCGGGGCGGATTAGGGTCTCGCCGTGACGCGGCGCCGGCGAGTGGGGGTGATGGGCGGGACGTTCGACCCGGTCCACCACGGCCACCTCGTCGCCGCATCCGAGGTCGCGCACCGGTTCGACCTGGCCGAGGTCGTGTTCACGCCGACCGGCCAACCCTGGCAGAAGGCCACTCGTACCGTCAGCCCAGCCGAGGACCGCTACCTGATGACGGTGATCGCCACCGCGGGCGACCCGCGATTCGTGGTCAGCCGCGTCGACGTCGACCGCACGGGGCCCACGTACACGGTGGATACGTTGCGCGACCTGCGCTCGTCGTACGACAAGGACGTGGAGTGGTACTTCATAACCGGGGCCGACGCGCTGGGGCAGATCCTGACCTGGCACGACCACGCGGAGGTGCTGGCGCTGGCGCATTTGGTCGGGGTGACGCGGCCCGGCCATGAGCTGGCCGATCCGGGGCTGCCCGCCGGCGCGGCGACGCTGCTGGAGATCCCCGCGCTGGCGATCTCGTCCACCGACATCCGCCGCCGCGTCGCCCGCGGTGAACCGGTGCGGTATCTCGTGCCGGAGGGCGTCGAGCAGTACGTCGCCAAGC is a window from the Actinomycetota bacterium genome containing:
- the obgE gene encoding GTPase ObgE, with translation MTTFVDRVALHVAGGDGGHGCASIRREKFKPLGGPDGGDGGDGGDVVLVVDSQVTTLLDYHRSPHRSAPNGRPGQGDNRDGAKGTDVVLPVPDGTVVSTGDGEVLADLVGAGTSYVVARGGRGGLGNAALASQRRKAPGFALLGEPGDRAEVVLELKTVADVALVGFPSAGKSSLVAAMSAARPKIADYPFTTLVPNLGVVTTGDAVFTVADVPGLIPGASQGRGLGLEFLRHVERCSVLVHVLDCATLDPGRDPLTDLAVIEAELAAYGGLADRPRIVALAKIDVAEARELADLVAGELRARGLPVVAVSAVSHEGLRELAFVMAGHVLAARAASQPGEAPRLVITPRAVDDAGFTVVPEGDGFRVRGDRPERWVRQTDFSNDEAVGYLADRLAKLGVEDQLVALGATPGVPIIIGPADNAVVFDWEPTVPAGAGPSQGPRGTDARVERR
- a CDS encoding 50S ribosomal protein L27 — encoded protein: MAHKKGASSTRNGRDSNAQRLGVKRFGGQLVNAGEILVRQRGTHFHPGLNVGRGGDDTLFALAAGTVEFGTRRGRRVVNIAPLA
- a CDS encoding glutamate 5-kinase; protein product: MLGARRVVVKIGSSSITGGDDGVDAGQLDALVDVLAAVRRRGADVVLVSSGAIAAGFARLGLPRRPRDLASQQASASVGQGVLMARYGAAFGRYGVTVGQVLLTAEDVTRRAHYRNAQRTLFRLLELGAVPVVNENDTVGTDEIRFGDNDRLAALVAHLVHADLLVLLSDVNGLYDGPPSRDGARLVAEVRGADDLTGISLGGTGGAGVGVGGMTTKVDAARIATVAGIPVVLTAASLAAAALAGEPVGTLFHPTGSRPPTRLLWLAHATAPAGRLHLDRGAVDAVVGRRMSLLPAGITTVDGDFAAGDPVDLLDENGHTVARGLVNFDAAELPGLLGRSTRDLARELGPAYEREVVHRDDLVLLRP
- the rplU gene encoding 50S ribosomal protein L21, with translation MYAIVRAGGRQEKVAIGDEIVLDRLGDEPGSTVALPAVLLVDGGSVTSDAAALKQVAVTAEVLAHTRGPKIDILKFKNKTGYRRRQGHRQDLTRVRVTAISTGK
- a CDS encoding glutamate-5-semialdehyde dehydrogenase codes for the protein MTDDQRAEAERAEVLAVAARAREAAAALRTVTRQRKDAALRAAADALVAATPRIVAANAEDVEAARAAGESAGIVDRLTLTAERIAGIAAALRDVAELPDPVGEVVRGSTLPNGLEVRQVRVPLGVVGMIYEARPNVTVDAAGLCLKSGNAALLRGSSSAYRSNVVLVDVLRETLAAEGLPVDAVSLVPGTSHDSVGYLMTARGLVDVLIPRGGEALIRRVVDGSTVPVIETGVGNCHVYVDESADVAKAIAVLLNSKVQRPSVCNAAETLLVHAGIADRFLPAALRALHDSGVTVHGDKLVESYAEDSGVAFASVTDEDWAAEYYSLDLAAGVVDSLDDALAHIRRWSSGHTEAILADSQSAVRRFVAGVDSAAVMVNASTRFTDGGELGFGAEIGISTQKLHARGPMGLAELTTTTFVVTGDGHVRG
- a CDS encoding nicotinate-nucleotide adenylyltransferase, which codes for MGGTFDPVHHGHLVAASEVAHRFDLAEVVFTPTGQPWQKATRTVSPAEDRYLMTVIATAGDPRFVVSRVDVDRTGPTYTVDTLRDLRSSYDKDVEWYFITGADALGQILTWHDHAEVLALAHLVGVTRPGHELADPGLPAGAATLLEIPALAISSTDIRRRVARGEPVRYLVPEGVEQYVAKRGLYRGPR